A genomic window from Candidatus Deferrimicrobium borealis includes:
- the topA gene encoding type I DNA topoisomerase yields MARSLVVVESPAKAKTIQKILGKGFEVLSSMGHVMDLPKSRLGVDVENGFTPSYIVIKERKKVLGDILNSARSATAVYLAPDPDREGEAIAWHIADAIRADVGKKRKGAPKKAKAASRGKKAKAASSEKEPSAPPIKRVLFHEITKKGIADGMAHPHPLDQHKFDAQQARRILDRIVGYTLSPLLWAKVRRGLSAGRVQSVAVKMVCGREKEIAAFEPEEYWSLTARLEGKTPPPFPSKLVEAGGKKVRPRDAAETAALRAAVENGPFVVREVRKKLRRRQSPAPFTTSKLQQEASKALRMQAWRTMMVAQSLYEGVEIPGAGLVGLITYMRTDSVRVADEAMAAVRDHIGKQYGAAYLPETPNVFRNRKSAQDAHEAIRPTSLEFPPASLKGILNRDQLRLYELIWKRFVASQMAAAEFEQTAVDILCDPAGAPAGGYLFRASGSVPKFAGFLEVYDAAVPEGRGDGGNGETGEENGDAGSTGEKPEENVLPPLAEGEALTLRELAGNQHFTQPPPRFSESSLIKELEEQGIGRPSTYASIVKTIRERGYVKTDEGKFLPTELGTIVTDLLQESFPKVMDVAFTARMEEELDQIEDGERELVQAMGNFYQPFSEELERAKIAMPTVKEELIATGIPCSACGSEMVVRFGRAGRFLACRTYPACRNTADFRQTPEGKVEIIPPEETGTACEKCGKPMIVRNWKGARYIACSGYPDCRNSKPYPVGIPCPECKEGEVVERSSRFGKIFYSCSRYPECRFASWGRPIAQSCPVCAYPAMTERVRKDGSTHIACLRKGCKGRAGEPVPPKNEEAG; encoded by the coding sequence ATGGCACGTTCGTTGGTCGTCGTCGAGTCGCCCGCGAAGGCGAAGACGATACAGAAGATCCTGGGGAAGGGATTCGAGGTCCTTTCCTCCATGGGACACGTGATGGACCTCCCGAAAAGCCGCCTCGGGGTCGACGTCGAGAACGGGTTCACCCCTTCGTACATCGTCATCAAGGAGCGGAAGAAGGTCCTCGGGGACATTTTGAATTCCGCGCGGTCGGCGACGGCCGTGTATCTCGCGCCCGACCCCGACCGGGAGGGCGAGGCGATCGCCTGGCACATCGCCGACGCCATCCGGGCCGACGTGGGGAAGAAGCGGAAAGGGGCACCGAAGAAGGCGAAGGCCGCTTCCCGCGGAAAAAAGGCGAAGGCCGCATCCTCGGAGAAGGAACCGTCCGCCCCGCCGATCAAGCGGGTGCTTTTCCACGAGATCACGAAAAAGGGGATCGCCGACGGGATGGCGCATCCCCACCCCCTCGACCAGCACAAGTTCGATGCGCAGCAGGCGCGCCGCATCCTCGACCGGATCGTCGGATACACCCTCTCCCCGCTGCTGTGGGCGAAGGTCCGTCGGGGGCTGTCGGCGGGAAGAGTGCAGTCGGTGGCGGTCAAGATGGTCTGCGGGCGTGAAAAGGAGATCGCCGCCTTCGAGCCCGAGGAGTACTGGTCGCTGACGGCACGGCTGGAAGGGAAGACGCCTCCCCCGTTCCCGTCGAAGCTGGTGGAGGCCGGCGGTAAGAAAGTTCGGCCGCGCGACGCGGCGGAGACCGCGGCCTTGCGCGCCGCCGTGGAGAACGGCCCCTTCGTCGTCCGTGAGGTTCGGAAGAAGTTGCGCCGCCGGCAATCTCCCGCGCCGTTTACGACCTCCAAGCTCCAGCAGGAAGCGTCGAAGGCGCTGCGGATGCAGGCGTGGCGGACGATGATGGTCGCCCAGTCCCTCTACGAAGGGGTGGAGATCCCCGGGGCGGGGCTCGTCGGCCTTATCACCTATATGCGCACCGACTCGGTCCGCGTCGCCGACGAGGCGATGGCCGCCGTCCGGGACCACATCGGGAAGCAGTACGGCGCCGCGTACCTGCCGGAGACGCCCAACGTCTTTCGGAACCGGAAATCCGCCCAGGACGCCCACGAGGCGATCCGTCCCACCTCCCTGGAATTTCCGCCCGCGTCGCTCAAGGGGATCCTCAATCGGGACCAGTTGCGCCTCTACGAACTGATCTGGAAACGGTTCGTCGCTTCGCAGATGGCGGCGGCCGAGTTCGAGCAGACGGCGGTCGACATCCTGTGCGATCCCGCCGGGGCGCCCGCCGGGGGGTACCTGTTCCGGGCCAGCGGTTCCGTGCCGAAGTTCGCCGGGTTTCTCGAGGTGTACGATGCCGCCGTCCCGGAGGGCCGGGGCGACGGCGGGAACGGAGAGACCGGCGAGGAGAACGGCGATGCCGGTTCCACCGGGGAGAAACCGGAAGAGAACGTCCTGCCGCCGCTTGCCGAAGGGGAGGCCCTCACCCTGCGCGAACTCGCGGGGAACCAGCACTTCACCCAGCCGCCGCCCCGCTTTTCCGAGAGTTCCCTCATCAAGGAGCTGGAGGAGCAGGGAATCGGGCGACCCTCCACCTACGCGTCGATCGTCAAGACGATCCGCGAGCGCGGGTACGTGAAGACGGACGAAGGGAAGTTCCTCCCCACAGAGCTAGGCACGATCGTCACCGACCTCCTCCAGGAGAGTTTCCCCAAGGTGATGGACGTGGCGTTCACGGCGCGGATGGAGGAGGAGCTCGACCAGATCGAGGACGGCGAGCGGGAGCTTGTCCAGGCGATGGGGAATTTCTACCAGCCGTTCTCGGAGGAACTGGAACGCGCGAAGATCGCGATGCCCACGGTCAAGGAAGAGCTGATCGCGACGGGGATCCCGTGCTCCGCCTGCGGGTCGGAAATGGTGGTCCGGTTCGGCCGCGCCGGGCGGTTCCTCGCCTGCCGGACGTACCCCGCCTGCCGCAACACCGCCGATTTCCGCCAGACGCCGGAGGGGAAGGTGGAGATCATACCTCCCGAGGAGACGGGGACGGCGTGTGAGAAGTGCGGCAAGCCGATGATCGTCCGGAACTGGAAGGGGGCCCGGTACATCGCCTGTTCCGGCTACCCCGACTGCCGCAACAGCAAGCCGTACCCCGTCGGGATCCCCTGTCCCGAGTGCAAGGAGGGGGAGGTGGTGGAGCGATCGTCGCGGTTCGGCAAGATCTTCTACAGCTGTTCCCGGTATCCGGAATGCCGGTTCGCGTCGTGGGGGCGGCCGATCGCGCAGAGCTGCCCCGTCTGCGCATACCCGGCGATGACCGAGCGTGTCCGCAAAGACGGCTCGACGCACATCGCGTGTCTGCGGAAGGGGTGCAAGGGACGGGCGGGGGAGCCGGTCCCCCCCAAGAACGAGGAGGCGGGTTGA